In a single window of the Helicoverpa zea isolate HzStark_Cry1AcR chromosome 9, ilHelZeax1.1, whole genome shotgun sequence genome:
- the LOC124633450 gene encoding uncharacterized protein LOC124633450 has product MALECPIALYKAFKQIFVDIYNDCYVNKRVSNSDRNNKKWIDNKIKCMIKEKDRLFELWSNEPKNMLKRLNYTKFRNKCQKAIVKSKNIYDKKSILECNKNIKKIWERINTMLGNNKQSVDDLIISNMNGQDSVIDISNNFASTFDREIEEIKHKCQDIWLDRKTYVKTSDMSMRWQPVSPKYVKNIINNMNVNKSPGSDLVRMSDLKIIIDKVSPVLAKLINLTVKKYKFPNKLKEAIVRPIHKKGDRKNVSNYRPISILSSIDKIIEKCIVNQLSNYLQTNNIINECQHGFLKGKSTNTLLAKFTDEINSYLEDKKFVITIFFDYKKAFDTLQFDTILNAMEECGVREPLNPWFRDYLTARSYCVKVEDTLSDRVEVRSGVAQGSGCGPICYLMHVNSLCRVLQHCSAYMFADDLCILRSGANIDDICQLVQQDIDAVVKWSHDNGIILNASKTKLMLIHSPYLQSNSVTPPLFTHDYTCHHNNLLDCKCKPIERVNCVTYLGARIDDKFSWSQHVDYISNKLRILLSKMYHLSFKVPINILRCIYMSLVDSIMSYALDSYGLTFKTNLDKLEALQIRFLKLLVTKKTKSSCKGDYRKLFKICKILPITLKHRYLLLVNHHCIQEHNLTYVKNNHNTRSMAAGRFNVPRVTNYFGDRTLKKRIPYLLNSLPADIRSETNIKKFKRKLKLYYLDII; this is encoded by the coding sequence ATGGCATTAGAATGTCCTATTGCATTGTATAAagcatttaaacaaatatttgtggATATTTATAATGACTGCTATGTAAACAAACGTGTTTCAAACAGTGACAGGAATAACAAAAAATGGATTGATAACAAAATAAAGTGTATGATAAAAGAAAAAGATAGGTTATTTGAGTTATGGAGCAATGAACCAAAGAATATGTTAAAGAGACTTAATTATACTAAATTTAGAAACAAATGCCAAAAAGCtattgtaaaaagtaaaaatatatatgataaaaaaagtatattagagtgtaataaaaacattaaaaaaatatgggaaaGGATAAATACGATGTTAGGAAACAACAAGCAATCTGTTGATGATTTGATTATATCAAACATGAACGGACAAGACAGTGTTATTGACATAAGTAATAATTTTGCGTCTACCTTCGATAGAGAAATTGAGGAAATAAAACATAAGTGTCAAGACATTTGGTTGGATAGGAAGACTTATGTAAAAACCTCGGACATGTCCATGAGATGGCAACCAGTGAGCCCGAAATATGTCAAAAACATAATCAACAAcatgaatgtaaataaatctccGGGAAGCGACCTTGTGCGAATGTCCgaccttaaaataattattgataaaGTAAGCCCCGTTCTAGCTAAACTTATAAACctaactgtaaaaaaatacaaatttccTAATAAGCTTAAAGAGGCAATAGTCCGCCCAATCCATAAAAAAGGTGATCGCAAAAATGTCTCAAACTATAGACCTATTTCCATTTTATCTAGCATAGACAAAATCATTGAAAAGTGCATAGTTAATCAATTAAGTAACtacctacaaacaaataatattattaacgaGTGTCAACACGGTTTTTTAAAAGGGAAAAGTACAAATACATTGCTTGCAAAATTCACTGACGAAATAAACAGTTACTTAGAAGACAAAAAAtttgttattacaatattttttgattacaaAAAAGCATTCGACACTTTGCAGTTTGATACCATCCTAAATGCAATGGAGGAGTGTGGGGTGAGAGAACCACTTAATCCATGGTTTCGTGATTACCTCACCGCGCGCTCCTACTGTGTGAAGGTGGAGGATACTCTTAGCGACAGAGTCGAGGTGCGGAGCGGGGTGGCGCAGGGCTCTGGATGTGGCCCAATTTGTTACCTTATGCACGTGAACAGCCTGTGCCGAGTGCTGCAGCATTGTTCTGCATATATGTTCGCAGATGACCTGTGCATACTTCGCTCTGGAGCTAACATAGACGATATCTGTCAGTTAGTTCAACAAGATATAGACGCTGTTGTTAAATGGTCGCATGACAATGGCATTATATTAAATGCCAGTAAAACTAAACTAATGTTAATTCATTCACCATATTTGCAATCTAATAGTGTGACTCCACCCTTATTTACCCATGATTATACATGTCACCATAATAACTTACTGGACTGTAAATGTAAACCTATTGAAAGAGTTAATTGTGTTACTTACCTGGGCGCGAGAATAGATGATAAATTTTCCTGGTCACAACATGTAGACTACATTTCTAATAAACTAAGAATATTATTGAGTAAAATGTACCACCTAAGCTTTAAAGTtcctattaatattttaagatgTATTTATATGTCATTAGTTGATTCTATTATGAGCTATGCTCTTGACAGCTATGGGTTAACATTCAAAACTAACTTAGATAAATTGGAAGCCCTTCAAATCAGATTTTTAAAACTACTTGttactaaaaaaactaaaagcagCTGTAAAGGAGactatagaaaattatttaaaatatgcaaaatttTACCGATTACCCTGAAACATAGATATCTTTTATTAGTTAACCACCACTGTATCCAAGAGCATAACTTAACTTATGTAAAGAACAACCATAATACACGATCTATGGCTGCTGGTAGATTCAATGTACCCAGAGTCACCAACTACTTTGGTGACAGAACATTAAAAAAGAGAATACCTTATCTATTGAATAGTCTGCCGGCAGACATAAGGAgtgaaactaatataaaaaaattcaagcgtaaattaaaattatattatttagatattatttaa